The following coding sequences lie in one Mycoplasma tauri genomic window:
- a CDS encoding type IV secretory system conjugative DNA transfer family protein, producing MNKKVVSVILKILCLILINIVGFCLIASLFNIFRYSELKINGISSYVKETFISVSRFKMFFIILELLFLASTTVLILFSFFKRKILLFYKKDKSNNWYRNEIDFSGVSLSEFNNKFLVSSKSSKNENNPNWLLKFNKKLNKWWINEPDSDINSVVLGGVGSGKTQRILVPNIIYNSHLRFSNRASFLISDPKKEIIKMVGQKLKDMDYKIYAVDFSDVKNSVGWNPLAYAYYLAHKSDASYKFNNDSVNNAISEINNVIEQLPWGEKTDDMWTKNAKLLIRTIVKFLLFASMERPDLIEQKHFNLITVASMCNQKAWNNNENWIAISRINASNDYYYWKELYKDIESIISIVPETLSGIFSNAISALNIFTQDEFIKKVIKSSYSFDLSKIAKENSPVAIFVHYPDHKPSNHFLVSMLIDQTYQALINEANETENLKLNRKFFFMLDEAGNLPPIINLDNKITISRSRNVFFQLVLQDYNQLKKYNSSTNNAADKVIRSNLQFTYFLNSNDEQTLKELSESLGKKEVVKRSSSKSTNFRDKGGSFSESESKEEKPLMSVSEIKAKEKNYVIIQKVGYKPMILKTLLAYKYFSNDGFKYECNEISTGDDNEVWDYKELPSGKKRDEEKELEKAIKKVDKLEEKSKDEKLIKWRNENIDFIKKAIISLSKNKSKIISWKDLCAAWKELREALKGADIDKIDKSINDIIPIISKCIDEFKSKRKYEKN from the coding sequence GTGAATAAAAAAGTTGTTTCTGTTATTCTTAAAATTCTTTGTTTGATTCTCATAAATATTGTTGGTTTTTGTTTAATAGCTAGTTTATTTAATATATTTAGATATAGTGAATTAAAAATTAATGGTATTAGTTCATATGTAAAAGAAACATTTATAAGCGTGTCTAGATTTAAAATGTTCTTCATTATCCTTGAATTATTATTTTTAGCTTCTACAACCGTTCTTATTTTGTTTTCTTTCTTTAAGAGAAAAATATTACTTTTTTATAAAAAAGATAAAAGTAATAATTGATATAGAAATGAAATTGATTTTTCTGGCGTTTCTTTGTCAGAATTTAACAATAAATTTTTAGTTAGTTCTAAAAGTTCTAAAAATGAAAACAATCCAAATTGATTATTGAAATTTAATAAAAAATTAAATAAATGGTGAATTAATGAACCCGATTCTGATATTAATAGTGTTGTGTTAGGTGGTGTTGGCAGTGGTAAAACACAAAGAATACTAGTTCCAAATATTATTTACAATTCCCATCTTAGATTTTCAAATAGAGCTTCATTTTTGATTTCTGATCCAAAAAAGGAAATTATAAAAATGGTTGGTCAAAAATTGAAGGATATGGATTATAAAATTTATGCTGTTGATTTTAGCGATGTTAAAAATAGTGTTGGTTGAAATCCATTAGCATATGCATATTATTTGGCACATAAATCTGATGCTAGTTATAAATTTAATAATGATAGTGTTAATAATGCTATTAGTGAAATAAATAATGTTATTGAACAATTGCCATGAGGTGAAAAAACGGATGATATGTGAACTAAAAATGCAAAATTGCTAATTAGAACAATTGTTAAGTTTTTATTATTTGCATCTATGGAACGTCCTGATTTGATTGAACAAAAACATTTTAACTTAATTACTGTTGCCAGTATGTGTAATCAAAAAGCATGAAATAATAATGAAAATTGAATAGCAATTTCACGTATAAATGCATCTAATGATTATTACTATTGAAAAGAATTATATAAAGATATTGAATCAATTATTTCAATTGTGCCAGAGACACTTAGCGGTATATTTTCAAATGCTATAAGTGCTTTAAATATATTTACACAGGATGAATTTATTAAAAAAGTTATTAAATCTTCATATTCTTTTGATTTATCAAAAATCGCAAAAGAAAATTCTCCAGTTGCTATATTTGTTCATTACCCAGACCATAAGCCATCTAATCATTTTTTAGTTAGCATGTTGATTGATCAAACATATCAAGCATTAATTAATGAAGCAAATGAAACAGAAAACCTAAAGTTAAATAGAAAGTTTTTCTTTATGTTAGATGAAGCAGGAAACTTGCCTCCAATTATTAATTTAGATAACAAAATTACAATATCAAGAAGCAGAAATGTATTTTTTCAATTAGTACTCCAAGATTACAATCAATTAAAAAAATATAACAGCAGCACCAATAATGCCGCAGATAAAGTTATAAGGTCTAACTTACAATTTACTTATTTTTTGAATAGCAATGATGAACAAACTTTAAAGGAATTATCTGAGTCATTAGGAAAAAAAGAAGTTGTAAAGCGTAGTTCTTCAAAGAGTACTAATTTTAGAGATAAAGGTGGATCTTTTTCTGAAAGTGAAAGCAAGGAAGAAAAACCTTTAATGTCAGTAAGTGAAATAAAAGCAAAAGAAAAAAATTATGTAATTATCCAAAAAGTTGGTTACAAGCCTATGATATTAAAAACACTTTTAGCCTATAAATATTTTTCAAATGATGGATTTAAATATGAGTGTAATGAGATATCTACTGGTGATGATAATGAAGTTTGAGACTATAAAGAATTACCAAGTGGAAAGAAAAGGGATGAAGAAAAAGAATTAGAAAAAGCAATTAAAAAAGTAGACAAGCTAGAAGAAAAATCAAAAGATGAAAAATTAATTAAATGGCGTAATGAAAATATTGATTTTATTAAAAAAGCAATAATCTCTCTATCTAAAAACAAAAGCAAAATTATATCTTGAAAAGATTTATGTGCTGCTTGAAAGGAATTAAGGGAAGCATTAAAAGGTGCTGACATAGATAAAATAGATAAATCAATAAATGACATTATTCCTATTATAAGTAAATGTATTGATGAATTTAAGAGTAAAAGGAAATATGAAAAAAATTAG
- a CDS encoding class I SAM-dependent methyltransferase has product MKNNNNELEIEIEKSIKYKQIKIIVWDLFGGGQNSVYKALKDNPNYEIYTFDLYPEKYHENQHIIDLSLDITTLKEYFSKFPKPDIIAASPLCQSFSSILSLKGGGTCFWEYQDNSKTALKERSIDDFNNLKNGFTRNFDANKQLFIKRLGENCINNTIDIIKEFKPKYWYIENPKGSLMWKFIQYNRKDFYKADFIFNKTYYGEYGYLQAKPTIFLSNVYLNLKNKNNLKTIKKDGYKEIYKNNVLISKMLIGDRLLPSLKNYRYKSIGNFQSKEAAMISYIPADLIKTIFISFNLSKE; this is encoded by the coding sequence ATGAAAAACAATAATAATGAATTAGAAATAGAAATTGAAAAAAGCATTAAATATAAACAAATCAAAATAATAGTTTGAGATCTATTTGGCGGAGGTCAGAATAGTGTTTATAAGGCATTAAAAGACAATCCAAATTATGAAATATATACATTTGATCTATATCCTGAAAAATATCACGAAAACCAACATATTATTGATTTATCGCTTGATATCACAACTTTAAAAGAATATTTTAGCAAGTTTCCAAAACCTGACATAATTGCTGCTTCACCACTTTGTCAATCTTTTAGTTCAATTTTAAGCCTAAAAGGCGGTGGAACTTGTTTTTGAGAGTATCAAGATAACTCAAAAACAGCTTTAAAGGAAAGATCAATTGATGATTTTAATAATTTAAAAAATGGCTTTACTAGAAACTTTGATGCAAACAAACAATTATTTATTAAACGACTTGGTGAAAACTGTATTAATAACACAATTGATATTATTAAGGAATTTAAACCTAAATATTGATATATAGAAAATCCAAAAGGCTCATTAATGTGAAAGTTCATTCAATATAACAGAAAAGACTTTTATAAAGCTGATTTTATATTTAACAAAACTTACTATGGGGAATACGGATATTTACAAGCAAAACCAACAATATTTTTGTCAAATGTTTATTTAAATTTGAAAAATAAAAACAACTTAAAAACTATTAAAAAAGATGGGTATAAGGAAATATATAAAAATAATGTATTAATATCAAAAATGTTAATTGGTGATAGATTACTTCCTTCATTAAAAAATTATAGATATAAAAGTATTGGTAATTTTCAATCAAAAGAAGCAGCAATGATATCGTATATACCAGCAGATCTTATAAAAACAATTTTTATTAGTTTTAATTTATCAAAAGAGTAA
- a CDS encoding CDS14 family ICE transfer lipoprotein, whose translation MKKKFKKIMLAGASASVMLPLSLTSCWFSPSNLQFGKRSDVGNVGKTGEGSNSSGKVEKEITAEELFDKDYVLVDTHLNKKNFLKDNNYYYFAKVAHDEKKYEPWMYSKDMWTSNDFLPKIFMSLDAHVKNEQDSEELKDIKDLLNVDVHSLYQINNLNRNYFRDDFKLESPEIEKQFIKEMSHYLEPSSDVNTKTLIKRWVDEKGNIKFDLEAIKNVREIYIPYYDVTPRGYFNAFLKNWYEGKVFENVPFVNTKATASKYELMLEDPNSLFNQMVKRESVSGKADELYYLAFTRGIAKAYGNGNFYDYLEKEKDVIDASFFGQKEYLLWNFFTMFPFYETWAASQNTLYNRAYLSYLKLLDGVGYISGNFKNWSEINEDFRENFKDRLNDLAKSLVQVLGISGTLGAEIEKYGVRNKTYVNMFAPTINNVLYDYEYSYAWAYRLLYEMVIPAYAANDWELPSDLFNYLHGLSSRYNNLIHKYINFFLNTVLKDKDSNFESLTDYSDMNSETIKSEDYKEKAKEKFLNWLAVWSNRLGSNIKTGEM comes from the coding sequence ATGAAAAAGAAGTTTAAAAAAATAATGTTGGCTGGAGCTAGTGCAAGTGTAATGTTACCATTATCATTAACTAGTTGTTGATTTTCACCTTCGAATTTACAATTTGGAAAACGAAGTGATGTTGGGAATGTAGGCAAAACTGGCGAAGGCAGCAATTCTTCTGGTAAAGTTGAAAAAGAAATAACAGCTGAAGAATTATTTGATAAAGATTATGTTTTAGTAGATACCCATTTAAATAAGAAAAATTTTTTGAAAGATAATAATTATTACTATTTTGCAAAAGTTGCACATGATGAAAAGAAATATGAACCATGAATGTATTCTAAAGATATGTGAACAAGCAATGATTTTTTACCAAAAATTTTTATGTCGCTTGATGCACATGTGAAGAATGAGCAAGATAGTGAAGAGTTAAAGGATATTAAAGATTTACTTAATGTAGATGTTCATAGTTTGTATCAAATAAATAATTTGAATAGAAATTATTTTAGAGATGATTTTAAGCTTGAATCACCTGAAATTGAGAAGCAATTTATTAAAGAAATGAGTCATTATTTAGAGCCTAGTAGTGATGTAAACACAAAAACACTTATTAAAAGATGAGTTGATGAAAAAGGAAATATTAAGTTTGATCTTGAAGCAATAAAAAATGTAAGAGAAATTTATATTCCATATTATGATGTTACTCCAAGAGGATACTTTAATGCATTTTTAAAAAATTGATATGAAGGAAAAGTATTCGAAAATGTTCCATTTGTTAATACAAAAGCTACTGCTTCTAAATATGAATTAATGTTGGAAGATCCTAATTCATTGTTTAATCAAATGGTAAAAAGAGAAAGTGTTTCTGGTAAAGCAGATGAACTTTATTATTTAGCTTTTACAAGAGGTATAGCTAAAGCTTATGGCAATGGTAATTTTTATGATTATTTAGAAAAAGAGAAAGATGTAATTGATGCTTCATTTTTTGGTCAAAAAGAGTATCTATTATGAAATTTCTTTACAATGTTCCCTTTTTATGAAACTTGAGCAGCAAGTCAAAATACCTTATATAACAGAGCTTATTTATCTTATTTAAAATTATTAGATGGTGTTGGATATATTAGCGGCAACTTTAAGAATTGATCTGAAATTAATGAAGATTTTAGAGAGAATTTTAAGGATAGACTGAATGATTTAGCAAAAAGTTTAGTTCAAGTGCTAGGAATAAGCGGCACATTGGGTGCAGAGATTGAAAAATATGGTGTAAGAAATAAAACGTATGTAAATATGTTTGCACCTACTATAAATAATGTTCTTTATGATTATGAATATTCATATGCTTGAGCTTATAGACTGTTGTATGAAATGGTTATTCCTGCTTATGCTGCTAATGATTGAGAGTTGCCAAGTGATTTATTTAATTACTTACATGGATTGTCTTCTAGATATAACAATTTAATACATAAATACATAAACTTCTTTTTAAATACAGTTTTAAAAGATAAAGATTCTAATTTTGAGAGTTTAACTGATTATAGTGATATGAACAGTGAAACTATTAAAAGCGAAGATTATAAAGAAAAAGCTAAAGAAAAGTTTTTAAATTGATTAGCTGTATGATCAAATAGACTTGGATCTAATATTAAAACTGGTGAAATGTAA
- a CDS encoding single-stranded DNA-binding protein, whose amino-acid sequence MNKVILSGRLASEKYFEIEYKKKDNSIGKLLKFLIAVNEYGQKQAEFIEITIFDEQVSLVKNHLKKGNKVEVIGKLSVNKYKNKNDEIISKMNVIASNLVLGSSKEIEEKSKDGKLEDRETMSFNFNNQNDLKNDIDKNENNSILSFDFSELDDLDD is encoded by the coding sequence ATGAATAAAGTTATATTATCTGGAAGACTTGCAAGTGAAAAATATTTTGAAATTGAATATAAGAAGAAAGACAATAGTATTGGTAAATTATTGAAATTTTTAATTGCTGTAAATGAATATGGTCAAAAACAAGCTGAATTTATAGAAATTACTATATTTGATGAACAAGTTTCACTAGTAAAAAATCATCTTAAAAAAGGAAATAAAGTTGAGGTTATTGGAAAACTTAGTGTGAACAAATATAAAAACAAAAATGATGAAATTATTTCTAAAATGAATGTCATAGCTTCAAATTTAGTACTAGGATCTTCAAAAGAAATAGAAGAAAAATCAAAAGATGGAAAATTAGAAGATAGAGAAACAATGTCATTTAATTTTAATAATCAAAATGATTTAAAAAATGATATTGATAAAAATGAAAATAACTCTATACTGTCATTTGATTTTAGTGAGCTTGATGATCTTGATGATTAA